The Rhizobium sp. NLR16a genomic sequence GGCGAGGATCGTGCAGTAAAAGCCGCAAAAAGACGGAATAACGCCAAGCGACAACAGGCTCGGCAAAGCGTTTGCTGATGGGATTTGTGCACCGCTCCAGAAATAGGGCACGGCGAGCATGACCAGTCCATACGCCAGGAACAACCACAAATTTTCCAAGGAAGAGCGGAGTTTGAAGAATTTCCATGCGAAGATGAAGCTGGCATAACCCAGGCCGGCAATGAGGGCGAGAGTGACGCCCATCAAGCTCCCCGTTTCCAGCCCGTCGCCAGAGATCAGGAAGAAACCGCCGAGAACGACCATAACCATGGCAAACGCCTTCCCCATCGTTACTCTTTCCTTCAGGATGATGATGTCGAGCGCGATTGCGCCAAGCCCACCGGCAAAAACTAGGATGGCGACAAGCGGGATCGGCGCATAAGCGAAGGCGCTGGTTTCAAAATGATAAAGCGTAAAGATGCCAAGTGCGGAGCAAACCGCAATTTTCCACGACCCCGCGAAAGCGGCAGTTAATCGGGCCAGCCCCCCAGCTTTCCAGAGAACGATGATCGAAATCAGCGAAAGCGCGATACCGCAACGCCAGAACGCGACGGCCGTGTGATCGAGACCTTCATTGAAGGCGAAGCGGGACAGTACACCGACGGTTCCATTTGAAAGAGCCGCAAAAAGGGCGAAAGCAGCGCCGGCAACTGGCGAAGGACAAGTACTTTTCACGGCTGTAACATCTTTCTTTTCACATGCAAGTGGCACGCCTCACCGAAGGCGCGGAAGATTTCACCGCTGAGCGGATCCTCGACGTGAAACCATTCAGGATGCCATTGCACAGCTGCGGCAAATGTCGTTGCTTCCTTTACCGATACGGCTTCGATGACGCCGTCCACGCACCGCGCATCGACAGCAAGACCATCCGCCAATTGTGCAATGCCCTGCTCGTGCAGTGTGTTGACTGAAACAGAATTTGTCTTCAGGCGGCGAATGCACTCCGCGATATGGCCGTTACCTTCAGCGACAATTGCATGTGAGGGAGCGTATTGAAGATCACGCGAGAGAGACAGATCTTCAACATGCACACCTCGGCCTTCACCTTCCGAGATATTGGTTGAAAGGGTGCCTCCAAGTGCAACATTGAGTTCCTGCAGCCCACGGCAGATTCCGAACAAGGGGACGCCCAGCGACAAAGCAATCTCGATCGCAGCGATGCTCGTCCTGTCGCGATCAAGATCGAGCGTGCTGGCGCAAGCCATCGGACCCCCGTATCGTGAAGGTGATACATTTGACGCCGCGCCGGTCAGGAGCAATCCATTGAAGGCCAACAGGCAGGTCCGCAACTCTTTGTCGGCAAGTCCCCCTGGGATCAGGACTGGCACGACGCCAGCGGTGAGGTGCAACGCTTCGAGATAACGGGCGCGCACCACATCATAATCAACGCCGTCGACCGTCTGGCGATCGCAAACGACACCAACGATTGCCGGGCTGTCTTCTGCCATAGCGGCCACTATGTCAGGCCTCTTCAAGGGCTTGACCGATATCAGCAAGGATATCGTCGACATGTTCAAGCCCGACGGAAATCCGAATCGTTCCGTCGCGCACGCCGGAAGCCAGGCGCGCTGCTTGCGGCACTGACGCATGCGTCGTGGAGGCCGGATGCGTGGCGAGTGTCCTCGCATCGCCGATGTTTGCAACATGGTAGACGAGTTGTAGGCGCTCGATAAACCGGCGGCCGGCATCGATACCGCCGGCGATCTCGAAAACGATCATCGGGCCGCCATGGTCGCCCATGTTTTGCTCGGCGCGACGTCGTTCCAGCGTTCCGCCAAGACTCGGATAGGTCACGTCGAGGACGTTCCGATGCTCCTTGAGATATTCAGCGACGCGGCGGGCATTGGAGCAATGTCGCGGCATCCGCAATGGCAGCGTCTCCAGGCCCTGGATGCAGAGAAACGATGCGAATGGTGATGGACAGGGGCCAAAGTCACGCATGAGCGTATTGCGCATCTTGAGCAGGAAAGGGCTGGCTCCATAGGGACCGGGCAGATCACGCGCAGCTTCGAGCCAACGGATATTGCCATGGGAGACATCAGGGCGGGTCATCAACGGAAATCGTTCGGAACAGGCCTCCCAATCAAAGGTGCCGCCATCCACGACGACCCCACCAATCGTGGTGCCGTGGCCGCAGATGTATTTTGACGTGGAGTGCAAGGTCACATGCGCGCCGAGCTCAAGCGGGCGTGTGATGAGAGGGGTCATGGTGTTGTCGATGATGAGCAGAATGCCCATTTCATGTGCAATCGCGCCGACCTCCACGATCGGGAAAGGTGTGAGTTTCGGATTGGGCAATGCTTCGGCAAACCAACAACGCGTACGTTCGTCTGAGGCTTCGCGGAAACGTGTAGGATCGCCCGGATCGACGAAACGCGTTTCGATCCCGAGCCTTTGAAAGGTACTAGAAAGCAGATTGATTGTCCCGCCATATAGATGAGCGGAACTCACAATGTTGTCGCCCGCCACCGCAATATTCAAAATGGCGAGCATAATCGCGGCCTGGCCCGACGACGTCGCCAAAGCCGCGACGCCGCCCTCCAGAGAAGCAATGCGTTGCTCGAGTATATCCGTCGTCGGATTCATCAACCGCGAATAGGTGCGTCCCTCTCTTCGCAGATCAAATACGTCTGATGCGTGATCAATAGATTCAAAAGCATAGGCATTCGAGAGGTAGATCGGCACAGTCGTCGCGAGTGTTGTCTGATCGTAACGATAGCTACCGTGAAGCACCGCCGTCTCAACGTGCAGCGCCGGCGCCGGAACGGGTTGTGTTGTGGCGATATTTCTCTGGGTTTTGGTCGGCATTGGTTGTCTCCGGAAATCTGTTCTTCTCGAGAATTGGCGTTTAGGCCAGCGCGCTTTCGATAAAGCGCTTCCGATTCTGGTCCCTGATCAGCATCAGAATGGAAGGTTCACCATTTGGGCCAGACTGAAATATCCCGCCTGTCTCGGAGCAGTGCGCCGCATATTCGAGATCGCTCATGCGGATGGCGTGCGCCTCAGGTAGACGCCAGAATGGGGTGGTCGGATCGAGGTGATGATCGAGATGATAGTTGTCGTTGTTGATCCCCGTCAGCCACTTCTCGATGTTCCGGCTTTGACGGTTTCGCGCCATATGAAGGTTGACGTGCTGGTTGTCGATGGAGCTGCAGTGCTCAGACATCTCGATGAACCATCCGATGATATGGAATGAGGTGACGTAGGGAACGACCCAGAGCAGGAGGAATTCCAGGAAATAGCTGGAGGCCAGACCCGCCGCGGCAATAGACGCCCAGAATGCATAGAAGCCCCAGCGATCGAATTCACAGCGCCACCCTTCTCCACGCTGAACTCGCGTAGCGCTCTCCTTGCCGGAAAGGGAAGCGACAATCACCTGGTATCTGTTACGTACCAGATACCTGAAATAAGCGTAGGTCTTCGATCCGAGTAACGGAAGAACAATGATCTTCCAGATAAAGGAACGATCCGTCCGCGGCGTGAATACGCCTTCCTTTATAAAGAACTCTAGGTCGGGATCGGCGTCGGCTCTGCCAAGGAAGGGGTGATGACTATGGACATGAGACTCCTTGTAGGCAAAGTGGCGCTGAAAGATCGGCCAGGCGGTTGGCCACGTGCCGAGCAGGAAGTTCAGCAAGCGATTCTTTGTCAGAACGCCATGCGCGGAATCGTGCAAAATGGTGGAAATGCCCCTTTGATGCGCGCCGATCATGATTACCGCGAGAGGATAAAACCACCAGCTTACATCAACCACCAGCCACACAAGGGTAGCGATCACCGCATAGTCCTTAACGATGTAAAATGGGCCATGCCAATTGTCAGTCGCAAGAGCCTTGATGTCACCGGTGATAGATCGATCGAAGTGATGGTGCGTATAGCGATCAGGCGCTTCGATACCTTTATAGAGAGGTTGAGCATGACTGTTCATGAAAATACCTTTTGCTCGATATTGAAGCGCCATTCCGTCGCATAGGCTGATAACGTGACATCGCCCTCTGCAGCATCCCACGGACGGAAAGCGGAAACTCGGCGCGACGTCTCGCATGGGCGAGCGAACCGTAAGCCGACTGTCGAAGCTCTGCGGAGCGCGGCCGTGCGCTGGGCACATTTGAAGGCCGGCGTACTCGTAGTGTGGACCGAAGAGTTCTTGCATTGTCACGAGAAGCCAATCTTCAGAGTTTCGTTCAATCTTTCCGATTAAGATCCGGAGGATGTCCCCTTCGTTGGTCTCGTCGGCACAAGTCATCATTGGCGCCTGTATGTACTGAGTAGGTTCAGGTCCCGTGGAGGCTGGATGGAGCGTTCATGGAGGCAGCGTAAACTTAACGCAGTGAAAACAAGAGTAACCCCCCCCCGATTGCTACCGCCGGGACCGCACCAACGCGCGCCGCAATCGACTTGGGCCGAGCCCTAGCTCAATCTGTATCTCAGAATCTCGCGGACACGCCGCATCTTTAGTCTCTCCGCTGGCATGCCGTTCCTTCCTTTCAAAGGACGAACGTCTCAATCAGCAGGACACCCGGATAAACACCCCAATCCGGGGACGGCATCATCTCGGAACAAGGGGGCGGTTAATTCTCGGGATTGGGGGACCGCGCTTGAAGCTCTTTCAAAATCGAGTACTGAATCTTGCCCAAGGCTGTTCGGGGCAATTCCCTCGTGAAAATGAACTCCCGCGGGACCTTGAAGCGAGCGACCTGCGACTGCACATGCGCGGCCAATGCTTCCGCTTCGATCCGTGCCCCCACGCGCCTGACCACGTAGGCGACCGGCACCTCGCCCCAGTGCGAATCATGCCGACCGACAACGGCGCATTCCTTGACATCAGGGTGCTCCCCGAGCACACGCTCGACTTCGGCTGGATAGATGTTTTCTCCGCCGGAAATAATGAGGTTCTTTTTGCGATCGCGAACCCAATAGTGACCGCTGGCATCCCGGTACCCGATGTCACCAGTGCGATACCAGCCGTCACACAGTGCCTCGCGGGTCGCTTGATGATCGCCCCAGTATTCACAGAAGACATTCGGGCCGCGCACTGCGATTTCGCCTGGGGCACCCGCCGGCAACTCCTTGCCGGCGTCATCAATGATCATCGCCTCACAGCATAGACCCGGCAGGCCAATAGACCCGCAGCGTGAGAGATCACCCCCAAGCCTCGTGTAGATGGCGATGGGGCAGGTTTCTGTGGAGCCATACACTTGAAGGACCGGTACCCCTCGCGCGGTAACGCGCTCGATCAGGGCCTGGGACACAATCGTTGAGCCCGTTGAAACGGCCTTCAAGGAGTACAGGTCTGCCGTCCACCACGCGTCGTGGTCAGTCAATGTTTGGATGGCCGTCGGAACCAATGCCGTTAGTGTTGGCCGATCGCGCTCAAATGCAGTAAGTGTCGCACCTGCCGCAAATCGGGAATGGATAGTGACCGTCGCACCATGTTGCAAAGCCGGAGTGGTCTGAATGTTGAGCCCACCCACGTGAAAGAACGGTAGTACCGACAACACATGATCTTCCGACGTCAGAGCATGCATGTGCTGGCTCATCACCCCGTTCCAGAGCAAAGCTTCTTGTCGGAGGACCGCGCCTTTGGGCCGCCCGGTAGTGCCAGAAGTGTAGACGATCAGAAGCGGGCAGCTCAAGTCGGCATGTGAGTTACCGCCATCACCGCGGCCTTGGGCCAACAGGTTACCCCATGTGCTCCCGCGAGGGGGCGTGAAGTCCAAACCGACGACTGAGGTGTCGGGCAGTGTGTGTGCCAGATGCGGCAGAAGGCTGTTGAACTCCTGCTCGACAACCAATACCCTTGCTCCGGCATTGGACAAGATGAAGAGCTGCTCAGCCGGCGCGAGCCGCCAGTTCAAAGGCAGCATAATTGCGCCAAGACGCGCACAGGCATAGAGAAGAATTAGATACTCGGGCCGGTTCAGGCTGAGGATGGCGACTCGATCGCCTTTAGTGACTCTCAGCTCTTTGTTCAGGGCACGGGCGGCTTGCTCGATAGATCCCCGCAACGCGGCGTAGCTTAGCGTCTCACCCTCGAAATGAATTGCGGCCTTGTTTGGAGCAACCGCCGCATTGCGGTCAATCAGTGTGCAGAGATCCATTGTAATCGTCAGCGCATATTTTTCGATCTGAAGGAAGGCCGAGAGGGGGAGCCGCACTACATCCTAAAGATGCCATAATGTGGCGTCTCAGTGGGAGCATTGAGCGAGGCGCTCAAGGCGATTGCCAGCGCGTTTCTGGTGTCGACAGGATCAAGAATCCCGTCGTCCCAGATTTCAGACGTTGCATAGTAAGCGCTTGATCGCTCCCTATACTCTTCCAAAATCGACTGTCTCGTGACTTCGTACTCCTCCGCCGATAAGCGCCTACCATCGGCCGCCATTTGCTTTGCCTTCACATCCGTAAGCACTCGCGTCGCTTGATCGGCACCCATGGCTGAAATCTGAGCCTGCGGCCAGGTGAACAGAAAACGCGGATCGAAAGCGCGCCCTGCCATGGCGAATGTTCCCCCACCGTGAGAATGATTACAAATGACCGTGAATTTGGGCACCGCCGCTCCAGACACGGCCATGAGTAGCTTGGCGGCATTTTTGGTGATGCCACGCCGCTCATATTCGCTGCCCACCATGAAGCCGGTGATGTTCTGCAAGAAGAACAGCGGCGTCCGATTCATGTCGCACAACTGGATGAAGTGAGCGCCCTTCAACGCACTGTCATCGAATAGCACGCCGTTATTCGCCAGAACACCGATTTGGTATCCATGAAGGCGCGCGAACCCGCATACCAGAGTTCGCCCGTAGAGCGGTTGGTATTCATGGAACCTGCTGCCATCGACCAAGCGCGCGAGAATCTCCCGCATATCAAAGTGCACTCGAGGATCTCTTGGAATTATACCGTATAGCTCAGATGCATCATAAGCGGGCGGCTCGGGAGCGACTCGATCGATGGAGATTTTTTCAGGACGATTGATACGACCGACTAAGTCGCGGGCAATCGCAATCGCGTGCATCTCTGAATGCGCGATATAGTCGGCCGTTCCCGATACCGTGGTTTGCATGTCAGCACCGCCGAGCTCGTCGACAGACACGTGCTGGCCAGTCGCAACTTTTACAACCGATGGACCGCCGAGAAATATCGCTCCGCTTCCCTGGACGATAATGTTGTACTCGCTAAGCGCAGGAACGAAAGCTCCTCCCGCGATGCAATGTCCCATCACGAGGGCGACCTGCGGCACGCCCATCTTCGAGAGAATGGATTGGTTGCGGAAGATTCTGCCCGCGTGGTGGCGATCCGCGAAGAGTTCCGCCTGCAGAGGAAGAAATCCACCGCCACAGTCGCAAAGATGAACGACGGGCAGACGGTTCTCGATTGCTATATCCAGGGATCGGACGATCTTTTTGACTGACAGCGGATACCATGCTCCACCCTTGACGCTCGGGTCATCTGCGTGAACGATCACCTCGCGTCCCGCAACGATGCCGATGCCGACGACTTGCGCTGCGCTGGGCACACCCCCGTTGTAAGCCTCGTTCGCGGCCAGTGTCGAAAGTTCGAGGAAAGGCGTTTCTGGATCAAGCAAAGCCTCCACCCGGTCGCGAACAAAATGCTTGTTTTGTCGCCGCAGGCGCTCGCGGTCGCGCTCGGGACGGTCGAAGCGGACCGCACGCTGGCGCTCGTTTAATTCGGCCGCAAGTCTTCTGTTGTGGAGCTCGTTGAGGTGAAATTCTTGCGAGTTCACGTCGACAAGAGAAGCGATGCGCTGCATCTTAATGCCCTTCCTCTTTGATCGTAACTAGTACCGCGCCATGCTTGAAGCTCTGGCCTTCGCTAAAATGAATTCGGTCGACCACCCCGTCCTGTGGCGCGCGTATGACGCTTTCCAGCTTCATGCTCTCGATCACCATCAGCGCGGAGCCTGCGGAAATTTGGTCGCCGGGCAAAACCGACGTTTTAACCACCACGCCTGGCATCGGCGCGCGCGCCACAAGAAGACCTGCATCCTTTTTCACGAGCGAATGGGCTAACAATGGGTCTCGGTAGCGCAGAACGCGCGTCCTGCCGCGAATATGCAGGTGAATAGTGTCGCCATCGATCGCAAACCTTACCGGCTCGTTTGAGTCGGCAATGGTAAGAATGCCGCTACCGTCGCCTTGATGGGTGAAGTCGAGCGGTACGAGTATTTCGCCCCCCAAATGCAGGCGATACCCCTGCTGACAACGTGAAAGCCACAACTGATAATCTACACCTTCAAGCTCAAAAACGTGGTTCACGCGTTTCTCCAGCCGCCGAGCGAGGCGTGAAGCTCAGGTACGGCATCTGCCGAATCGCACACTGGCCTCGTCAGTAGAGCGGCGGCGGCTAGGAAGGTCGACAAGTCGGACGGGGAGTCGCCAGCGGCCAACTGCGGATTTTCGTCAAGATATCCAGTATGGAGCTGTCCGCTTAAAAATTGCTCGTCGGCAAGGACGCGCGCTAGAAAGCTCGCGTTTGTTTCGCAGCCGAGGAGCACCAGCTCCCGCATCACGCGTTCGACCTTCAGCGCAGCTTCATTACGCGTGTCCGCATGTACGATCACCTTCGCCAACAAGGAATCAAAGGCTGTCGTTATCTGCTGACCCTGCGAGATGCCAGTGTCGATCCGTAGGCCTGGACCGCCGGGATACTCGAGCACCAGTACCTTCCCCGTCGTAGGAGAAAAGCCGCGTTCAGGAGCTTCAGCACACATCCTCGCTTCGATCGCGTGTCCTTTCGACACGATATCTGACTGTGAAAATCTAAGCTCATGGCCCCCGGCGAGATAGAGCTGTTCGGCAACAATATCGATGCCAGTGATCATTTCGGTGACGGGATGTTCCACCTGCAGGCGCGTATTCATCTCGAGGAAATAGAAATCTCCTCCATCCACGATGAATTCCACAGTTCCTGCATTTCGATAGTTGGCGGCTCGAGCGATGCGAACGGCAGCTTCGCAGATTCTCTGGCGCAACCGCGGGGAAATCGTTGACGCGGGCGCCTCCTCAATGACCTTCTGAAATCTGCGCTGAACCGAGCATTCCCGCTCGAACAAATGAACGACGCTTCCGAAGGAGTCGCCGAGCACCTGCACTTCGATATGCCGTAACTTTTCGATATATCGTTCGATGTAGAGCCGGCCATCCCCGAAGTAGCGCTGCGCCTCACTGCGTGCCTCCGCAATGGCGTCTTCCAAGGTGTCGAGGTCGCGGGCGATCCGCATGCCCTTGCCGCCGCCGCCGGCTGATGCTTTTACCAGCAAAGGCGCTCCAATGGATCGCGCCCTCATAATGAACGAGGCAGGGTCATCTTCTTCGATCGCTGAATGCACGACCGGAATCCCGTTCCGCTGAGCGAAGTTGCGGGCCCGAATCTTGTCACCCATCAATTGGATGCTCTCAGGAGTAGGCCCGACGAAAGTGAACCCAGACTCGACCACTGCCCTTGCGAAGTCCGCATTCTCTGCAAGGAACCCATAGCCTGGGTGAATCGCCCCGGCGTTCGCCTCGCGGGCGGCAGCGATGATTTGTGCGGTATCAAGATAGGCTGCGACCGGCGTGCGACCGCTCACAGCAATCGCCGTGTCGGCCATTGAGACGGCCGGCGCTCCCGCATCGAGAGCGTGGTAGACAATTGCGGAGCGCAATTCAAGCTCGCGCAGGGTCTTGATGACGCGTACGGCAATCTCGCCTCTATTGGCGATCAGAACGGTATCAAAGGGTAATTTTCGCATTCGCCTATTTGCCTACCTTAGGGCTGAGATCAGATTTGCAGGCCCTTTGTAGTGCTCTCCATCTCCGTATAAGGGCCTGCATCGCCCATGGATCGGGTTCGCAAATGATCCCGCGTTGTCACAATCTCTTTGTGGTCGATGTTTTGATGGCAGGTAGCCTCATCCGCAAACCGAAGCCGGGCCAGCGCATCGCTGAGTAGCAGCAATTCCTCAATAGCGTAAGCAACGAGCCCACTTGGGCGCGACAACTGCGGTTCGTGCAACGCCCTCCCTGTGGGTAGACGGCAGAGACGGTGCGCGCCTGTTCCATGAGGTCATTTCGAATGCGTATTTCACTTGGCCTGTTGGCATGAGCCTTCTATTTGCTCGGCGGGCACCCGAGACACCGAGCCGAGATCCTGTTCCCTAAGATGCTGCCCCGGTACACGGCCGTAACTGTCGAGACGCAGGATAGCATCGTAGGCAACGTCGACCTTCGCAGGTTGTGGTTCAGTAGTACAATTTGGGACAACCGCACGCCCTTAGGCCGCTTTGTTGCAACACCGCAGTTGCTAGTTTTTCCTCTGTGGATGTCCTTGACCACTGTATCCGGCAAACGCCGTGGTTAGCTGCTAGAGCGCTCCCCCGCTGCGGGGCTTAGTCAAGCCTGTTTGTCCGTGCCGGCGTCATGGTCCTTTTCTGGGTCAGCCTCATGAGGGGCTGAGATGAAATCGCTGACTCTCAGTTATCAAGAACCACCGCTTTCCACCGCAGATCATCGCCCGTGCGATCTGACTGTACTTCCGGTTCCCCTTGAGCCTGCGGCTGGTCGAGAAAATGCTGCTGGAGCGCGACATTGTCGTGCCTTACGAAACGATACGGCAATGGAGCCGCAATTCCGGACGGCTCTACGCGTTCAATCAGCTTAGATCCATAAGGACGGACTGAATGGCCAAGGCGGTGTACTGGGAGGCCTCCAGTGGCAGATCTCCAAACGCAAGTTGACAAAGAAGGTAGTTGGCGCCCGCCTCTTCCAACTGCTCGAGGAGAGCCCGGCGCACAAGAGCTGCCGTTCCTACTACGCACAACTCGCTCTCGATTGCGGCATCTAAGGTCAGCGGCAAGTTTGGCGGAACGGCGATCGAGTTGAGATCGTACAGGAATTTGAAGTTCTTGATCCATCGGCCGTAGGCAGGTGCCGCGAGTGAATGGGCATGCGCGGCAGAACGTCCGACCACTACCATTCGGAGCAATCCGAGAAAAGGCACTGGGTCGTCCGCACCAGTGTTGTGCACTCGCTCGGAACGGAAGGCATCAGTAATTTTGCGAACAACAGACGCGGGTCCTTGGCACGCGATGCTTGCGCCGTTCGCAGCGGCCCAAGCAGCAGACTCGGGCCGGTTGGTGGCGATCCATGTAGGCGGATGTGGACGCTGATGAGGCCGCAGCGTCAAAGGGACATTGTTCAGCTCAAAATGGTAGCCTCGGTAGGATAGTGTGCCCCCCTTCATTGCCTTCATGAGGATTTCGCAGGCTTCGAAGTAGCGCTCCGGCACCGCGTCTGCACCAATCCCGAAGTAACTCAATTCGATCGGGAGAGAGCCGCGCCCTATGCCAAGCTCGAGCCTACCACCGCTCAACTGGTCCAGCGTACAGATCTCTTCAAACGCGCGTAGCGGATGACAAAGGCTGAGCAACATGACCAAGGGGCCGACACGAAGCTGCCGAGTGCGCTGTGCGACGCTCGACAAGAACAAATTCGACGATGCGCCTCTCCCGTGCGGGGTACAATGGTGCTCCGCGAGGTGATATGCATAAAAACCGAGCCGATCGCACGTCTCGGCTAACGTCAGGCGGTCTGAGTACTGTTGTGCGATGTCGCGACCGTCGTCGTCTAAGTGATCAAAGATGCCGATGGTTAGCTTTGAAGGGAAGGTATGTCTCATTCGGTCATCTCCAACTTTCATTAACGAGCTCAATGGCGTTGATCCAACTGATCTGAGACCTGGCTTTTTTACTGGGCGGACATGATCTTAATTTGCCTGGGCTTTGCGCTGGCCACGCCAGATCAGGCGTTTGGAAGTTGCGCACACGTGTCCTTGCGCTTCCGGCTGTTGCTGAGAAGTTTATCCGTCCCCTACGAAGGCCACCTAGAACGTCGGCGTTGGCCACCCTAGCAGATCGCGTGGAAGGCTCCTTCCGCCAACAGGCACACACGGCCAAAAGCTGAACCGGGCTATGGGACTGTACTTTCGGTGGGTGGCCCGCCCGAGCTGTGTGGATGTCCCCTTCGTTGGTCTCGTCGGCACAAGCCATCATTGGCGTCTCCTCGTTGGCGTCTGTATGTACTGAGTAGGTTCAGGTCCCGTGGAGGCTGGATGGAGCGTTCATGGATGCACGGTCTGGAGGGCCGCCCGCATCTCGGAATAGACGATGGTTGCCCGTCGGCCTACGAGATGGCTCCGAGCAAAGGTTTACATGCGAATCAGCTCTGCTTTGATGGGACAGCGCTGCCGGTATATTGTCACGTTAACTGGGCTTCGGTTGTCTGCCTGACGGGTTG encodes the following:
- a CDS encoding DMT family transporter, which codes for MKSTCPSPVAGAAFALFAALSNGTVGVLSRFAFNEGLDHTAVAFWRCGIALSLISIIVLWKAGGLARLTAAFAGSWKIAVCSALGIFTLYHFETSAFAYAPIPLVAILVFAGGLGAIALDIIILKERVTMGKAFAMVMVVLGGFFLISGDGLETGSLMGVTLALIAGLGYASFIFAWKFFKLRSSLENLWLFLAYGLVMLAVPYFWSGAQIPSANALPSLLSLGVIPSFCGFYCTILALRHIEAYKTQVIESSEPFFSALFAAMFFGEWLTGSGMCASLAIILGALITSTPDRRWRPHTVTCNRRKGVT
- a CDS encoding gamma-glutamyl-gamma-aminobutyrate hydrolase family protein, which codes for MAEDSPAIVGVVCDRQTVDGVDYDVVRARYLEALHLTAGVVPVLIPGGLADKELRTCLLAFNGLLLTGAASNVSPSRYGGPMACASTLDLDRDRTSIAAIEIALSLGVPLFGICRGLQELNVALGGTLSTNISEGEGRGVHVEDLSLSRDLQYAPSHAIVAEGNGHIAECIRRLKTNSVSVNTLHEQGIAQLADGLAVDARCVDGVIEAVSVKEATTFAAAVQWHPEWFHVEDPLSGEIFRAFGEACHLHVKRKMLQP
- a CDS encoding O-acetylhomoserine aminocarboxypropyltransferase/cysteine synthase family protein, translating into MPTKTQRNIATTQPVPAPALHVETAVLHGSYRYDQTTLATTVPIYLSNAYAFESIDHASDVFDLRREGRTYSRLMNPTTDILEQRIASLEGGVAALATSSGQAAIMLAILNIAVAGDNIVSSAHLYGGTINLLSSTFQRLGIETRFVDPGDPTRFREASDERTRCWFAEALPNPKLTPFPIVEVGAIAHEMGILLIIDNTMTPLITRPLELGAHVTLHSTSKYICGHGTTIGGVVVDGGTFDWEACSERFPLMTRPDVSHGNIRWLEAARDLPGPYGASPFLLKMRNTLMRDFGPCPSPFASFLCIQGLETLPLRMPRHCSNARRVAEYLKEHRNVLDVTYPSLGGTLERRRAEQNMGDHGGPMIVFEIAGGIDAGRRFIERLQLVYHVANIGDARTLATHPASTTHASVPQAARLASGVRDGTIRISVGLEHVDDILADIGQALEEA
- a CDS encoding fatty acid desaturase family protein yields the protein MALQYRAKGIFMNSHAQPLYKGIEAPDRYTHHHFDRSITGDIKALATDNWHGPFYIVKDYAVIATLVWLVVDVSWWFYPLAVIMIGAHQRGISTILHDSAHGVLTKNRLLNFLLGTWPTAWPIFQRHFAYKESHVHSHHPFLGRADADPDLEFFIKEGVFTPRTDRSFIWKIIVLPLLGSKTYAYFRYLVRNRYQVIVASLSGKESATRVQRGEGWRCEFDRWGFYAFWASIAAAGLASSYFLEFLLLWVVPYVTSFHIIGWFIEMSEHCSSIDNQHVNLHMARNRQSRNIEKWLTGINNDNYHLDHHLDPTTPFWRLPEAHAIRMSDLEYAAHCSETGGIFQSGPNGEPSILMLIRDQNRKRFIESALA
- a CDS encoding AMP-binding protein; translated protein: MDLCTLIDRNAAVAPNKAAIHFEGETLSYAALRGSIEQAARALNKELRVTKGDRVAILSLNRPEYLILLYACARLGAIMLPLNWRLAPAEQLFILSNAGARVLVVEQEFNSLLPHLAHTLPDTSVVGLDFTPPRGSTWGNLLAQGRGDGGNSHADLSCPLLIVYTSGTTGRPKGAVLRQEALLWNGVMSQHMHALTSEDHVLSVLPFFHVGGLNIQTTPALQHGATVTIHSRFAAGATLTAFERDRPTLTALVPTAIQTLTDHDAWWTADLYSLKAVSTGSTIVSQALIERVTARGVPVLQVYGSTETCPIAIYTRLGGDLSRCGSIGLPGLCCEAMIIDDAGKELPAGAPGEIAVRGPNVFCEYWGDHQATREALCDGWYRTGDIGYRDASGHYWVRDRKKNLIISGGENIYPAEVERVLGEHPDVKECAVVGRHDSHWGEVPVAYVVRRVGARIEAEALAAHVQSQVARFKVPREFIFTRELPRTALGKIQYSILKELQARSPNPEN
- a CDS encoding carboxyl transferase domain-containing protein — its product is MQRIASLVDVNSQEFHLNELHNRRLAAELNERQRAVRFDRPERDRERLRRQNKHFVRDRVEALLDPETPFLELSTLAANEAYNGGVPSAAQVVGIGIVAGREVIVHADDPSVKGGAWYPLSVKKIVRSLDIAIENRLPVVHLCDCGGGFLPLQAELFADRHHAGRIFRNQSILSKMGVPQVALVMGHCIAGGAFVPALSEYNIIVQGSGAIFLGGPSVVKVATGQHVSVDELGGADMQTTVSGTADYIAHSEMHAIAIARDLVGRINRPEKISIDRVAPEPPAYDASELYGIIPRDPRVHFDMREILARLVDGSRFHEYQPLYGRTLVCGFARLHGYQIGVLANNGVLFDDSALKGAHFIQLCDMNRTPLFFLQNITGFMVGSEYERRGITKNAAKLLMAVSGAAVPKFTVICNHSHGGGTFAMAGRAFDPRFLFTWPQAQISAMGADQATRVLTDVKAKQMAADGRRLSAEEYEVTRQSILEEYRERSSAYYATSEIWDDGILDPVDTRNALAIALSASLNAPTETPHYGIFRM
- a CDS encoding biotin/lipoyl-containing protein, translating into MNHVFELEGVDYQLWLSRCQQGYRLHLGGEILVPLDFTHQGDGSGILTIADSNEPVRFAIDGDTIHLHIRGRTRVLRYRDPLLAHSLVKKDAGLLVARAPMPGVVVKTSVLPGDQISAGSALMVIESMKLESVIRAPQDGVVDRIHFSEGQSFKHGAVLVTIKEEGH
- a CDS encoding biotin carboxylase N-terminal domain-containing protein translates to MRKLPFDTVLIANRGEIAVRVIKTLRELELRSAIVYHALDAGAPAVSMADTAIAVSGRTPVAAYLDTAQIIAAAREANAGAIHPGYGFLAENADFARAVVESGFTFVGPTPESIQLMGDKIRARNFAQRNGIPVVHSAIEEDDPASFIMRARSIGAPLLVKASAGGGGKGMRIARDLDTLEDAIAEARSEAQRYFGDGRLYIERYIEKLRHIEVQVLGDSFGSVVHLFERECSVQRRFQKVIEEAPASTISPRLRQRICEAAVRIARAANYRNAGTVEFIVDGGDFYFLEMNTRLQVEHPVTEMITGIDIVAEQLYLAGGHELRFSQSDIVSKGHAIEARMCAEAPERGFSPTTGKVLVLEYPGGPGLRIDTGISQGQQITTAFDSLLAKVIVHADTRNEAALKVERVMRELVLLGCETNASFLARVLADEQFLSGQLHTGYLDENPQLAAGDSPSDLSTFLAAAALLTRPVCDSADAVPELHASLGGWRNA